The genomic DNA AAATTGAGCTTCTTACGCCAAGTGCTTTCCGGATAGGTGTGAAGCTTTCTCGCCGCTTCTGCGACCAGCTCTTTTTCAACAGATTCAACACCATCGTACCCAATTCCGAATTCAGCATACGCTGCAGCGGGCGGTTCAAAGACAGTTAGCAAATGTAAATCTGCGTCGAAGACTTCAGCAAAACCACATGCATAACTGAGTGCATGTTCGCTGCACTCGCTGAAGTCCGTTGCCAGAAGAATTCGTTTCAAGTTCACCATTGCAGACCTCCCAGGTCAAACGTCACGTCATGAAAATGGTTATTCTGAATCTTTATGAACCCAAACAGAGCATTTGGCATGGCGAAGAATTCTTTCGCATGTGCTTCCGATAAAAAATCGCTTGATGCGACTTAGCCCTCGATGTCCCAGCACAACCAAATCTGCATCAACCCGCTCGATTGTGTCGAGCAATTCCTCAGTTACGGAATTCGCACGTACTACCTCACCTGCAACTCGGGATGTCGCTTTGCGAAGCTGAGCAACGGCAGATTGGACTATTCTTTCTCGCGCTGCCTTTTCTTTCCCATCAATGGCCCGGCGCAACTCGGTATCCCAAGTCCCCAAGTGGCTCTCATTTTGCAATATGCTCACAACGAGAATGTCGACATTCTCTCCCCAGGGAATCCCTGCCAGCATTTCAACTCCATTTTGTGAAACGTCCGACCCGTCAACCGCCACGACAATTCGAAACGTCCGATGTGACGCCTTCACTTTCTCGGAAGGACGAGTGACCAGAACTGAACAGTCTGCATGTTTCGCAATCGCTGCGGATGTGCTTCCCATGAGAAACTGTTGTGTGGCAGACTGACCGCGTGCTCCAACGATGATCAGCTCGGCGTTTTTTTCCTCAGCAAGGTCGATCAACGTTTCAGAGGGGTGGCCTTCTTTCAGGCAACCTTCCACAGTCCCGCGAATCCCTTCGAATCGAGAGACTTCCTCAGCCAGCAAGGCTTCTCCGTCAGACTGGTATTGCTCCAGAATCCCTGCCACATGCGAAGGGAATTCCCGTTTGAGATGAGTGAGTGAAGGGATGACATTTACGTAGGCAATCGTCAACTCCAAAGGGCTGGTGAAGGGGATTCTGGCCAGCAACCACTGAGCGTCTTTGGATGCCTCTGAACCGTCAGTGGCGAGTAAAACTCTCATCGTAATCTCCTCAGGCAAAACGCCTGTTTTTTTGAATGTTTCGCGCGCCATATCGGTCGAACGACCTCGAATCAGGCAAAACGTGTGCCGACGTTTCTCACCGACATAAACCGAGTGTTTGCAGCGCATCTTATTTATAGGCGCATCGAGGAACTGTGCGAGTTCGCACACACTGAGTTGGAACCGCACACCTGCTCAGAAGTATTGAAGTCCCACAAGTGCCGATGAGTCACTTCGGTTTCACCAACCATTTCGCCGACAATGTTGGCTCAGTTTACCGGTCACGCTGAAAAGATGGGTTTGATTGCGTGTTGTTCTGGTGGAATCTCAGAGTCTGGGGCTCAGTCCCGATAGCTCGTCTCGTCGATCTCGAACCGTTCCAGAAGCCGGTAAAGTTTACGACGATGAATCCCTAATGTTCGAGACGCTCGAGCTTTGTTGCCCTGTTCCTCTTTTAAGACTTCGATAATGTGAGCCCGTTCAATCAGATCAAGCCGTCGAACATTTTCCGAGCGTTTCAAAATCTCTCCAGAGTCAGTCGACTCGACAACTTCCAATGGAAGGTCCTCGATTGTGATGAGGTTTTCTTCCGCCAGAATCGTAGCCCGTTCGAGCGCGTTGATCAGTTGCCGCACGTTGCCCGGCCAGGAATAATTCTGCATCAATTCGAGAGCATCCTCAGCGATTGACCAGTCTGAATTCAAGAAGTGGTCGATCAGCAAATTGATATCTTTCCCTCGTTTACGTAACGGCGGAAGCACGAGCGACATGACATTGATGCGGTAATACAAATCCTCGCGAAAGTTCCCATCTGCGACTTCCTCTGATAAATCGCGATTCGTTGCAGCAATGATCCGGACACTCACTCGACGCTCCTGGTGAGAGCCCACTCGCCTGAAGGAACCATCTTCCAGTACTCGCAAGAGTTTCGGTTGCAAGCTTAACGGCAGTTCACCTATTTCATCGATGAACAGTGTTCCACCATCTGCGACTTCAAACAAACCGCTCTTCGTTGTGGTGGCTCCGGTGAAGGCGCCTTTCTCGTGGCCAAAGAGTTCACTTTCAACCAATTGCTCCGGGAGAGCCGCACAGTTGATGGTCACGAGCGGCTTTTCAGCCCGTACTTCACTCGCATGATGAATGGCCTGAGCTGCGAGTTCCTTGCCGGTCCCGCTTTCACCCTGAATCAAGACCGCTTTGTCCGTCGGCCCGACACGCTCAATGAGGCGTATGACATCCTGCATCGGCTTGGACTCGCCAATCATCAATTTCTCGGGGCGGCCACGCGCGATCACCTCCTTGAGTTGGCGGTTTTCTTTCTGCAATGACCAAAGGTCATGGGCCAGACGACAGCGATGTTCCAGATCAGCGAGGGGGAAAGGTTTGGTCAGGTAATCACACGCACCCATCTTCATCGCAGCGACAGCGTTCTCAACTGTCGCTTGCCCGGTGAGAATCAGTATCTGAGTTTCCACTCCGTCCGATTTGACTCGCTGAAGCAATTCCAGACCAGAAATCCCCGGCATGTTCATATCAAAAATCGCGACCTGAAAATACTTTTCCTCAAACAGCTTCAAAGCCTCTTGTGCATTGGCGGCTTCTTCAACCCGGTGACCTTTCCGCCTCATCCAGGCGACTGCCATCTCGCGAAAATTGTCGTCGTCTTCAACAATTAACAGATTCATTTCATTCGCTATAGACATCTGCAATTCAATTCGAAGTTATGACGTATTTCTCAAGGTGGCGAGGAGTGCTCTGACGAGTTTGAAGATCACAGCACAAGCTTGTGGAGAACGCTCCTTTGTCGCGACGCAACATCTTCATCGAGCAGTCACTCTCAAGTGCTCGGGCAAGCAGCGGCGTCCATGTTATGAATGCCGCTGAATCTTTCCCAGTCTGTGAAATACTTGAACTGATCCTGATACTTGAAATTGCTCGCTCGAACGTTGATGAAAGCGAACATTCAAGTAGTTTTCGGACTGGTTCTTGAAAAACGTATTCCGTTCCACTTCCTTTCAAGAGCCACCCAGAACCTGCTTCATGTGGTGGGTTCTAACAAGTGAAGTCCAAAAAGTGACCGGGAGACAGTTCTCCTCGCTCTGCAAGTCCAGAATTCACATGATTTGCAGAACAAGAGTTACCAGTCGCCTCGGAGCACAACGAGGAAATCCAGACTCAATACTGAATAAGCATGTGGCGTGCCAAATCTTGACTTCAACGTCCGTCGTGAATGTCTCGGAAGGAATTTACATGTGATGTTGACCAAGAATTCTCCATAACAGCTAACAGCTGCCACTCAATTGCTATTTCCTGGTGTGCGATAACGCACATGTGCGTTCGCTGCGCTTCATGCTTTTGAGCAATGAAACATTCGAAGCTGTGATTCAGAGAGAAAGTGGGGCTTTCGCTGGATTGTGACCATAGGCTCGTTGCAGCCAGCGGTGATGGTGACGGCATGTCATTCGCACAACGGACTATGAGGGGGGCGATCTTCTGACCGCAACGAAGATGGGCTCACAATGATCCAGTATTGGCCAGTTCGCTTGCTCACCTTCCAGGGTAACCCGCGATCACTCAAGTATTTCGAGTTGGTGTCTGCGTCCTGCCTCGTGGAGAACAGCAATTTCGCAGGTGAAACGCGTTCTTCACGGGGACATGGTGGAGCAAACTGCTCTCATTCAAACTGCTCTCATTCAAATAATGCTACAGAAGGAAACAGGAGGTCCGAAAGTGACAGATTCGAACAATCATCCACCACTGGTCAAATCTCTCATGTCTGGTGATGCGTACCCTCACCCCGTTGAGAAAATCGAGCTTTTGGAAACGCATATTTCCTGGATTTTGCTAACTGGCAAATACGCCTACAAAGTCAAGAAACCTGTCGAGCTTGGATTTCTTGACTTTTCCACACTGTCACAGCGTCAGCACTTCTGCGAAGAGGAATTGCGGCTGAATCGACGGTTCTCGAAAGACCTGTATCTCGACGTTGTTTCCATCAAGCAGTTTGGGACACAATTGAAAGTGACTGAAGAAGAGGGAGGCCAAACGGTTGAATATGCAGTGCGGATGCATCAATTTTCTCAAGCGGAGCAGGGCAATGAAATGCTCAAAAGTGGTCGTTTGACACATGTTGAGTTCAACGACTTTGCAGAATCTCTCGCACAATTTCATCATCAAGCAGGATTGGCACCCATCAAGGGGACCGATCCTGATTCGACAGTCCATCACCCTGCATTAGAGAACTTCCGGCATCTCAATCAGGTCGACTGGGACGATGGGATGCGCCAATCACTGGATGAGATACAGGCGTGGACGACGTCGACATACCACGACCACTCCGGGATTTTCCGCCAACGTTCTCAAGACGGATTTGTCCGAGATTGCCACGGAGACCTCCACTTAGGAAACATCGTTTGGTGGAATGAACGGCTGACGCCGTTTGACTGTCTCGAATTCAACGAACAGCTTCGCCAGATCGATGTCATGAGTGAAATCGCATTTCTCATCATGGACCTGGACGACCACCAGCGATCAGGCTTCGCCCGAAGTTTTCTCAACTCTTACTTAGAACAGACAGGAGACTATTCGGGGTTGCGGATCTTGACATTTTATCTGGTCTACCGCTCAATGGTTCGAGCGAAAGTGGCTGCGATTCGCCTGGAACAAGGTCATCTCTCTCCGGAAGAGTGTGACGACTTGAAGCAGGAGTGCCACAGTTACATCAAGCTGGCTCACCAATACACACAGGCGAAGACTCCAAGTCTGGCCATTACCTGTGGGCTCTCGGGAAGTGGAAAAACAACGGGCAGCGAATCACTGGTTCGTGAAGATGCGTTCGTTCGTATCCGCTCCGATGTTGAGCGAAAACGAGTGTTTGGCTTGAATCCATTGGACCGCTCATCCAACGAAATCGCTACGGGACTCTACTCGCAATCTGCCAATGCCAAGACCGAAGAGCGACTCCTCGCAGCGGCGACGGATGCGCTTCAGGCTGGCTTCTCCGTCATCGTTGATGCGACGTTTCTCAAGCAGGAACAGCGCCGTCCATTCATGCAGTTGGCCAAAGAGAAGAAGGTCTCATTCAGGATTTGTCATTTTGAAGCTGCGCACGATGTGCTTCGCCAAAGAGTTCAACAACGGCGCCAGTTGAATAGCGATGCCTCTGACGCAACAGTCGACGTTCTTGAACATCAAATCAAAATTCAAGAACCATTCTCAACCGAAGAGGAGCCGTTTGTCGAAAAGAGCAGTTCAAGGAAAGAGGAGAGCAATTTCGATGCTTGACGTGCCTGTGAAGCTCACTTCTTACATCACTTCGTAGACTGCTCGCCACGGGTCAGAACATAAATACCAATTCGAAAGATGCTCTATTGGTGTTTCGATTTACGGGGCTTTCGGCTCGGTTGGAAGACGGCGGTCGACGCGGAAGAGTCGCTCTGGATTTCGTGTGATAGTGACTTTCAAAGGAGGGGCGATCCCCCCTTGATCGACTTGGATTCGCTGAATGTTTTTGGCATCAAAGGGAGTGTCGTCGATCCATCTGTGGCCGTCGCCATGGATGTAGAGAACCGGTTTGCCGAATGCTTTGGCTTGCTCAATAAATGGGTTAAAAAAGTCATCGTGAACCGGCTTGGGAAGGGCATGTCCAAAAAGAACGATCCCTCGCAGTTCATCGCCACAGCGGGCGATGTTTTGTGCTGTCCAGTCGGCATTTTGTTGGTGACGCAACTTCCATTCCTCAGCATCATGCACGCGCCCTCCGACTAGATTGATCCCCAGAAACAGAATCCCTTCCTGTGTGAAAGCGAAGTTCTCTTCACGCACCAACTGACGGAAAACAGGTAGCTTGTGTTGCCAGTTCTGGTCGAACCGCATGAAGTGTTTCTCCCAGTGATTCCAGGCTGCCGACGGAATCAGGCAGTCGTTCCACTCGTTGTCTCCTGGAATGATGAAGAGTGGTGCTTTAGAAGTTTGAAGTATTCCGCTGACTCTTTCATAGATGTCGGAAGAGCAGGGCATGAACCCTCGTTTGATGTCCCCGACATGGACGACGAATGCCCCATCTTCCGGGAGATCGGCGATCTGTTGAGTCAGGATTTCATTTTCGCGAGGAGCATACGGAATATCACCCATCACGTAAAATGTGAGCAACTCGGGGCGATCGTTCACCTTTTGAGCGTAGGCCCGATTCGCTTGCGTCAGCAGGCAACTTAACAAACCAACGATCGCAATCAGAAAACGAAACGTGCTTTGGCGCATTGCTTTGGTCTTTCGATGAATTGTTAGAGTTGCTCTGGAACCCTGAATTTCAATTCTCAGAGACTCCGGAAATCTCTTCTTCACGAAGGATTCCGAAGAGGGAGGCCAGTCGAGTCAATCTTCGTTGGGGGACTTTGAAGGAAAAGCCGAGATGCCCAAGGCGACCCAGCCAATCAGAAAGAAGACTCCACCCAGCGGGGTGATCATGCCGAGTTTCGTTTGCCCGGTGAGAACCAAAACATACAGGCTTCCACTGAACAGAAGAATCCCCAACAGGAATGACCATCCGGCGATGTCTCGGCTGCGCCCTTCAATGGAAACCGGAACCAACGCCAGTGCAATGATGGCAAGTGCATGGTACATTTGGTATTCCGCGCCGGTTTTGAAGTCGGCGAGATATTTTTGAGTGGCGGGGATTTCGACTCCCATCACTTTTTTCGTTTGGTCTCCATACAGTTTGATTAATGGTTCCTCCAACCCGTGAGCAGCGAAGGCTCCAAAAATGACAGCGAGGAAACCCATGGCAGCGCCGACTCGCAACCAGAAAATAGATTCTTTGGACATTCTTTGACTCATTAATTTCAACGCCTCAGCTCAACAGACCAGATTTGTCGAACGCCGAATTTGGGAATTGGAATGACGCGAAGCGATCTTCGCAGTTCAGCTGAGATCGATAAGGGACATTGAATATGCGATCATTGGGCCAGTTTCTACTGGGTGAGTTGAATTGTAGCATTTTTCGAATTGGTGTCCGCCTTTTGCTTCATCGTGAAGAGTCGATGTTGTTGAGACAGTCATCTCCATCAACGGGGCGAACATTGCAAATGCTTTACTCAATTTCGATTCTTGCACCAAGGACTTTGACAAACTCTGCAATCCATGCAGGGTGAGCCGGCCAGGCTGGAGCGGTGACGAGGTTGCCATCGACGTGGGCGGCAGCGACGTCAATCTCTTTGTAGGTTCCGCCAGCGAGTGTCACTTCTGGTCCACAGGCTGGATAAGCTGTGCAGGTTCGTCCAGACAGTACGCCCGCTGCAGATAAAATTTGCAGCCCATGGCAAATCGCCGCAATCGGTTTGTTCGTCTCGGCAAAGTGTTGAACGATGCTCAACACCTTTTCATTGAGCCGTAAATACTCAGGTGCTCGACCACCGGGGACGACAAGTGCGTCGTAGTCGGCGGCGTTCACTTCGGAGAAAGTTGCATTGATTGTGAAATTGTGGCCCGGTTTTTCGCTGTAGGTTTGATCGCCTTCAAAGTCGTGAATCGCGGTGCGAACCTGCTCACCGGCCTGCTTCTCCGGGCAAACAGCATGGACGGTGTATCCCAGCATTTGCAGCATTTGGAACGGGACCATGATTTCGTAATCTTCAACGAAATCGCCAGCGAGTAATAGAATTTGCTTAGCCATATCAGGTCTTTTCGATCTCTTCTCTGAAAGCGTGAAGTTTTCAGTATCATAGCGCTCCCAAGATGGTCCGCAACATCCAGTCCAAATCATTTCTCATCTGGGAAACAGATCGTGAAGCGAACTCCAATGAAAGAGGCACTCCTGTGAGAGTTCAAGTCACCTGAAACGTGGGGAATCTGTTGATTGAGACTGTGATTATCAGGCGGTGGAATTGGAGGCCCTAATTCCAGAACCTCTTCGCGTCGCAGGTCTTCATTGGAAACAAGCCAGTCAAGCATTCGTTGATAGGACTGGGCATTCTTGAAAATTCCGCCATGATCGGCGTCTTTCCATGTTGTCTGAACAACATCGACTCCAAATCTGCGAGCGGAACTGACTGTCTCTTCCTGTTCCTTCCGCATGTAATCTTTCTCGCCCACAAAGTCCCAGACCGGAATTTTGGGGAAGTGGCGTAGTGACCACGGATGACACAGGCCTGCAATCACGACCGATTTTGAGAAAAGTTTCGGCTCATGGTACGGAAGTTCCCAAGCTGCTGATCCTCCCATACTGAATCCAATGACGGAACGCATCTTGGGATCAACTTGATACTGCCTGTCGATCTCGCGGACCAGCTCTCCGAGCATCTTCCAGTTCCAATTTTGAAATTGCCATCCCTCTTCTGAAGGTGGACAAATTGGGACAACGACGATTGCCGGTAAGTCCGTCAACCAACGCATTGAGTTCTTCAGCTTTTCCGGCTTCGGTGATCCACCCCCGTGCAAAAATAGAATCATTGGCCATTCACGTGCCGTGTCGTCTTTGTAACCTTTCGGAGTCGTCACGAAACATTGATACGTCAGCTTCGTGGTCAAGGTTTTCTCTAGAGTGATCTCTTGAGTCTCCTGAGCAAGCCCTCGTTGGCACACGACCAGCAGGAACGAAAGCAAGAACAATGTTTTCCCGAACCGTTTGAGCTTTCTGGGGAACGGTTGCATGTTGGGTTTTGTCATTTTTGTTCCTGGTGTGATGTTTGATTCTTTGGAAATATTCCGAGAAAGCTTAACGGATTTTGAAGGTTTCATCGTATCACACGTTACTGACGCAGAGCCAATCTTAATCATTGCGAACAGACTCATCGCGAGAACAGGCTCGTAGTGAACAGGCAAGAATATTGCGAAAGTAAGGTTCGCGAGCGAGGTCAGCGTTGAGGATGCTCTCGCAGGTTTCGATTCCCCCCCCCCCATAAAATTAAACGACCGATAGACCGATCTCGCATGCAAAGAGATTTCAAAATTGTCTCGGATTCAATCTGGACCGATCCCTGGTGGGGCTACGATCCTGAATCGGTCGGGGTCTGGGGAGAGATCTACCGGAGCTTTAATCTGTTCGAAGGGATGGCGTGGATGGTCTTTGCGGTGCTTGTGACGCGACGATATCTCCAACGAGGGAAGACTCGCTGGGAGATTGTGTATGCTGCGGCATTTCTGCTGTTCGGGCTGACAGACTTTCGTGAGGCGTATGTTCAGTCAGCTCCGCTCGTGCTGGTCAAAGGCGTCATTCTTGTCATACTCTTACAGTTGCGACGATATGTGATTCAGACCTATTCACCCACGAACAACTGGTATTAGAGCTGTTTGCTCTACCGTGTGCCCGTGAAGAGCGAGTTTCGTCAATCAAATTGCTGTTCGCCACGAGGCGGAACCTAAACACCAATTCAAAAGATGCTCAAATGACCTCTATGTTGAAATTCTTTCGATGGCAGAAGCCCTTCGCTTTCTTTCTCTTCGTCGGATGCTTCTCTCTCCAGATGACCACCAGTGTATTTTCTCAAGACGAAGTCCCCGAACGTCCACGACGAATTTATCTCGATGAGTTTCGTCCGACACCGGTTCTGAAAGTCAAGGAACACATTCTTGAGCAGGCAAAATTCCCTTGTGTGAACGTCCATTCCCATCCAGGAAGGCTTTCCGTTGAAGAGATCGACGAAATGGTGAAGACGATGGACGCTGCGAACATCGCTGTCAGTGTGAGCCTGGATGGCAAAGCGGGGCCGGAGTTTGCGGACCATTATCAGCTGCTTGCGAAACGGCATCCGAATCGATTCATTGTTTTTGTCCGCATGGATTACATCGGAGATGGAGCCCCGGATAAACCGGAGACTTGGGATGTCCACAAGCCGGGGTTTGGGGTGCGGATGGCGGACAAGCTGACCGAAGCAGTTCGACAGGGAGCACAGGGATTGAAGCTGCTGAAAACTCTTGGTCTCTACTTGAAAGACCTTGATGGGAACCTCATCAAGCCGGACGATCCTCGATTCGATCCGGTCTGGGAACGGGCAGCTGAGCTTAACATTCCGGTGTTGTGGCATTGTGCCGATCCCATTTCTTTTTTCAGCCCGACTGACGAGCGGAACGAACGCTGGGAAGAGTTGTATCGGCATCCCGAATGGAGTTTTTATGGCGAGCAGTTCCCGAGTCATCAGGAATTGATTGATGGCCGAAATCGAGTGATCGCCAAGCATCCAGAGACATCATTTATCTGTGCGCACATGGCAGACATCCCGGAAGACTTGACGAAGTTGGGGACGTATCTGGATCGATATCCTAACATGAATGTCGAAATCTCAGCTCGCGTTGCAGAGCTGGGCCGGCAACCTTACACCGCTCGGAAATTCTTCCTCAAATACCCTGATCGAATTCTCTTCGGGACCGATGGCGTCCCTCCGATGTCTGAATTGATTCCCCATTTTCGTTTTCTGGAAACCTTCGACGAAAACTTTCCGTATGAAGACAACCCATTTCCACCGCAAGGTCTTTGGAACATTTATGGCATCGGATTACCTGATGAAGTTCTAAAAAAGATCTATCATGAAAACGCTGAACGACTGATCCCAGGTGTGAAGGAAGCGATGAACCCCTGACATAGCACAGCCTGTGGGCTGCAGCCAAAGAGAGGCGATGTTCGCGTTCTGTCTCGTAACGGACAATCTCGCGATGGAACGGCAGCAAGAAACAGAATTGAAATTCAGGGACAGAACTGTCGTACAGTTTTTCGTAAACCAATCTGGTTTCGCCGGGGACTTCAAGTAGCTGACGTAGTGATCGATCTGTCAAAACTGTTCGCTTCTTCGACTTCACGACCGATGATTCTGAGTACCAGCCACTGCACAATGATTGCTGCGATGATGGAAATGTACGGGGAAATTCCCAATGCGATGGGTACGTAACCGAGGCAAATTGCAATCGTTGCCACGGTGAGAGAATATGGAAGTTGCGTACGGACATGTGAAAGGTGATCGCATCCGGTTGCTGCAGATGAAAGGACGGTCGTATCTGAAATAGGCGAACAGTGGTCACCGAAAATTGCACCACCAAGAATCGAGCCAATCGTTGCCAGCATCAGCGGGTGATTGCCAATTTCTTCAAACGGAATCGAAAGACCAAGCAGGAGTTGAAGTTCAATCGAAACCGCCAACGGAATCAACAGTCCCATTGTTCCATATGATGTTCCCGTGGCGAATGAAACGGCAGCTGCCAGAAGAAATGTGATCAATGGAAGCCAGCGTGGAGAAAGATGATCGCCGAGAGAGTCGACCAGATAGCCGGCGGTGTTGAGGTGTTCTGGATTGCAAACGGTTCCGATCGACCAGGCGAGTACCAGGACGACAACTGCTGGCAACATTTGCTGCATGCCATCAATTCCCATCTTCATCGTCTCCCCAAGTGAGCACGATCGAGAAATGACCACACTGAGAATCGCAGCGAAGACGGCCCCCGTCGAAGCAAGTAAAAGAGCGCGGCTGGATTCTTCGAAATCATGATAGAGTGCGATTCCCAGGCAGACACATAGCGTCACAAGCGGGATTAGAGCATGACGAATCATCGGCTTCGAACCATCTGTGAAATCTCCCTTCACAGAAGAAGTCGATTCATCATTGTCGTGTTGTCGGTCTTGCTCCGCTTTCAGCATTGGCCCAAAGTCGCGTCCCGTCCAGGCAATTTGCCCGACGAAGATCAGTGTCAGCAACGGGTACAGCCGATAGGGAATCGTCGCGATGAACGTTTGATAAATCTCACCCGTCGAGAGTCCCAGACTCTCATAGGCGGTGCGCATATATCCAAGTTCAACACCGACCCAGGTCGAAACCAGTGCCAGCCCCGCGACCGGAGCAGCTGTCGAATCGACGAGAAAGGCCAGCTTTTCACGAGAGATTTTCAATCGATCCATCATCGACCGCATCGTGCTGCCGACTAACAGCGTGTTGCCATAATCATCGAAGAAAATCATCAAGCCAAGCAGCCAGGTCATGAGTTGCCCATGCCGGCGATTTCTCACATAAACTGTCAGTCTCTCAACCAGTGCTTGCGTCCCACCGCTACCGGACATGATCCCGATCATGGCTCCCAGAAACATCGTGAACAGAATGATCTGCATGTTCCCGCGGCTTGCTAAGTTCGAAAGAATGAGCGGATCGATGACCTGAATCATGCCTGAAAATGGATTGGTGGCGAGCAGCATCATGCCAGCGAGTGAAGCGAGAAACAGTGCGCCAATCACTTCCTGCCACCAGATTGCCAGGATGATGGCAACAAGGGGAGGAATCAGACTGACCCAACCGGGACGAGTTTGGACGGGCGAAATGATAGCCGTAGCCTGTTCATTCGTTGCCACTGAAATACTGGAACCGGTGAGAACGAGTCGCTGATCTTTTTCAGGATTGCTTCGGACTTCCAGAACTCCAGCTTCAAACTCCGGTAGCGGAAGCTCACTTCCTCCCTCGGTCAGTTGAACTCCGTTGACCACAGCCTGTCGGTTGAATGCTGTGTCGATTTCACCATCTTTAGTCAAAGCAACGATCCGTAGACGCGGAATCGGAAGACCATTCAATTGAACCTTTGGTGATTCAACTCGAAACCGAGGGCTTTTGTTTGCGTCAGCTGCAAAGGTTGTTTGAGTTGAAAACAACGACAAAAAGAAGAGTGACAATAGAACGACTTGTGAGATCAGAATTGCTAAATTTCGTCGTTCATGAAGTTGGTGCATCAGTGATCCATATAGCAGCTGAGGCTTCGGCGTAGCTGGACTGCGAAGCCACGCGAATCGATCCGTACGATTTATACTGCAATCAGCCAGGCTACAACAACGCCATCTCTGTTGAGAAATTCATCTCTGTGCAGTCTCTCATCTGACTCCGATTCAACTCTCGTCTCTATGCACCT from Thalassoglobus polymorphus includes the following:
- a CDS encoding universal stress protein — translated: MVNLKRILLATDFSECSEHALSYACGFAEVFDADLHLLTVFEPPAAAYAEFGIGYDGVESVEKELVAEAARKLHTYPESTWRKKLNLTRSVRTGRPFVEIVRYAKEHDIDLIVMGTHGRGAIVQMFMGSTAERVVRKAPCPVMTIHPEDHEFVMP
- a CDS encoding universal stress protein, producing MRVLLATDGSEASKDAQWLLARIPFTSPLELTIAYVNVIPSLTHLKREFPSHVAGILEQYQSDGEALLAEEVSRFEGIRGTVEGCLKEGHPSETLIDLAEEKNAELIIVGARGQSATQQFLMGSTSAAIAKHADCSVLVTRPSEKVKASHRTFRIVVAVDGSDVSQNGVEMLAGIPWGENVDILVVSILQNESHLGTWDTELRRAIDGKEKAARERIVQSAVAQLRKATSRVAGEVVRANSVTEELLDTIERVDADLVVLGHRGLSRIKRFFIGSTCERILRHAKCSVWVHKDSE
- a CDS encoding sigma-54-dependent transcriptional regulator, with translation MSIANEMNLLIVEDDDNFREMAVAWMRRKGHRVEEAANAQEALKLFEEKYFQVAIFDMNMPGISGLELLQRVKSDGVETQILILTGQATVENAVAAMKMGACDYLTKPFPLADLEHRCRLAHDLWSLQKENRQLKEVIARGRPEKLMIGESKPMQDVIRLIERVGPTDKAVLIQGESGTGKELAAQAIHHASEVRAEKPLVTINCAALPEQLVESELFGHEKGAFTGATTTKSGLFEVADGGTLFIDEIGELPLSLQPKLLRVLEDGSFRRVGSHQERRVSVRIIAATNRDLSEEVADGNFREDLYYRINVMSLVLPPLRKRGKDINLLIDHFLNSDWSIAEDALELMQNYSWPGNVRQLINALERATILAEENLITIEDLPLEVVESTDSGEILKRSENVRRLDLIERAHIIEVLKEEQGNKARASRTLGIHRRKLYRLLERFEIDETSYRD
- a CDS encoding bifunctional aminoglycoside phosphotransferase/ATP-binding protein yields the protein MTDSNNHPPLVKSLMSGDAYPHPVEKIELLETHISWILLTGKYAYKVKKPVELGFLDFSTLSQRQHFCEEELRLNRRFSKDLYLDVVSIKQFGTQLKVTEEEGGQTVEYAVRMHQFSQAEQGNEMLKSGRLTHVEFNDFAESLAQFHHQAGLAPIKGTDPDSTVHHPALENFRHLNQVDWDDGMRQSLDEIQAWTTSTYHDHSGIFRQRSQDGFVRDCHGDLHLGNIVWWNERLTPFDCLEFNEQLRQIDVMSEIAFLIMDLDDHQRSGFARSFLNSYLEQTGDYSGLRILTFYLVYRSMVRAKVAAIRLEQGHLSPEECDDLKQECHSYIKLAHQYTQAKTPSLAITCGLSGSGKTTGSESLVREDAFVRIRSDVERKRVFGLNPLDRSSNEIATGLYSQSANAKTEERLLAAATDALQAGFSVIVDATFLKQEQRRPFMQLAKEKKVSFRICHFEAAHDVLRQRVQQRRQLNSDASDATVDVLEHQIKIQEPFSTEEEPFVEKSSSRKEESNFDA
- a CDS encoding DUF423 domain-containing protein; its protein translation is MSKESIFWLRVGAAMGFLAVIFGAFAAHGLEEPLIKLYGDQTKKVMGVEIPATQKYLADFKTGAEYQMYHALAIIALALVPVSIEGRSRDIAGWSFLLGILLFSGSLYVLVLTGQTKLGMITPLGGVFFLIGWVALGISAFPSKSPNED
- a CDS encoding DJ-1/PfpI family protein, whose product is MAKQILLLAGDFVEDYEIMVPFQMLQMLGYTVHAVCPEKQAGEQVRTAIHDFEGDQTYSEKPGHNFTINATFSEVNAADYDALVVPGGRAPEYLRLNEKVLSIVQHFAETNKPIAAICHGLQILSAAGVLSGRTCTAYPACGPEVTLAGGTYKEIDVAAAHVDGNLVTAPAWPAHPAWIAEFVKVLGARIEIE
- a CDS encoding carboxylesterase family protein: MTKPNMQPFPRKLKRFGKTLFLLSFLLVVCQRGLAQETQEITLEKTLTTKLTYQCFVTTPKGYKDDTAREWPMILFLHGGGSPKPEKLKNSMRWLTDLPAIVVVPICPPSEEGWQFQNWNWKMLGELVREIDRQYQVDPKMRSVIGFSMGGSAAWELPYHEPKLFSKSVVIAGLCHPWSLRHFPKIPVWDFVGEKDYMRKEQEETVSSARRFGVDVVQTTWKDADHGGIFKNAQSYQRMLDWLVSNEDLRREEVLELGPPIPPPDNHSLNQQIPHVSGDLNSHRSASFIGVRFTICFPDEK
- a CDS encoding amidohydrolase family protein translates to MTTSVFSQDEVPERPRRIYLDEFRPTPVLKVKEHILEQAKFPCVNVHSHPGRLSVEEIDEMVKTMDAANIAVSVSLDGKAGPEFADHYQLLAKRHPNRFIVFVRMDYIGDGAPDKPETWDVHKPGFGVRMADKLTEAVRQGAQGLKLLKTLGLYLKDLDGNLIKPDDPRFDPVWERAAELNIPVLWHCADPISFFSPTDERNERWEELYRHPEWSFYGEQFPSHQELIDGRNRVIAKHPETSFICAHMADIPEDLTKLGTYLDRYPNMNVEISARVAELGRQPYTARKFFLKYPDRILFGTDGVPPMSELIPHFRFLETFDENFPYEDNPFPPQGLWNIYGIGLPDEVLKKIYHENAERLIPGVKEAMNP